In Halosegnis marinus, one genomic interval encodes:
- the prs gene encoding ribose-phosphate diphosphokinase has protein sequence MILPGSASQSLGAALADELDEPLAVVETQRFADGEFKVRVPDAGGERAVVVAATVSAEAHLELLQLQDLARAHFEEVVTVLPYMGYARQDRAFRDGEPVSARAVARAVSTGTDRVLAVNPHEPSIAEFFDVPFEVVDAAARLAEPLPDLADPLFLAPDEGAIGIAETVCDAYGAGSCDHFEKTRDYDTGDVTVEPAGADPDGREVVLVDDIVATGSTMSAAIARLHERGVADVYVTCLHPMFADNARAKLADAGVAGVWGTDTIERPVSDVSVAPTLAERL, from the coding sequence ATGATACTGCCGGGGTCGGCGTCGCAGTCGCTCGGGGCGGCGCTCGCCGACGAACTCGACGAGCCGCTCGCCGTGGTCGAGACACAGCGCTTCGCCGACGGCGAGTTCAAGGTCCGCGTCCCGGACGCGGGCGGCGAGCGCGCCGTCGTCGTCGCGGCCACCGTCTCGGCCGAGGCCCACCTCGAACTGCTCCAGCTCCAGGACCTCGCGCGCGCCCACTTCGAGGAGGTGGTGACGGTGCTCCCGTACATGGGCTACGCGCGACAGGACCGCGCGTTCCGCGACGGCGAACCCGTCTCCGCGCGCGCCGTGGCCCGCGCCGTCTCGACCGGGACCGACCGCGTGCTCGCCGTGAACCCCCACGAGCCTTCCATCGCGGAGTTCTTCGACGTGCCCTTCGAGGTCGTCGACGCCGCCGCGCGCCTCGCGGAGCCGCTCCCCGACCTCGCGGACCCGCTCTTCTTAGCCCCGGACGAGGGCGCCATCGGCATCGCCGAGACGGTGTGTGACGCCTACGGCGCCGGCAGCTGTGACCACTTCGAGAAGACCCGCGACTACGACACCGGCGACGTGACCGTCGAACCGGCCGGCGCCGACCCCGACGGCCGCGAGGTCGTCCTCGTGGACGACATCGTCGCCACCGGCTCCACGATGAGCGCGGCCATCGCGCGGCTCCACGAGCGCGGCGTCGCCGACGTCTACGTCACCTGTCTCCACCCGATGTTCGCCGACAACGCCCGGGCGAAGCTCGCCGACGCGGGCGTCGCGGGCGTGTGGGGAACCGACACGATAGAGCGGCCGGTCAGCGACGTGAGCGTCGCGCCGACCCTCGCGGAGCGACTGTAG
- a CDS encoding spondin domain-containing protein — translation MARPRRPADGNGPTNTPRLTRRRALAAGGAALAGAALVGAGGAGARTGDDDTDERRYRVTVANLTPGQPFTPPAVAAHSADVEVFAVGDPANEPTRQVAENGNLGPLVDLIGATDEIRGAAVGDAPLVPRSDPGDTGYPSYASLELTADEEAPYLTFVGMLVATNDGIVGLDTVPLPGAVNASRTYYANGYDVGTERNTELYEDLVPPAKTLIVGGEPEGTTESDPDLAEDDVVRPHPGIVGDGDLDPDVYGWDEPAALVQVERLASE, via the coding sequence ATGGCACGACCGAGACGGCCGGCCGACGGGAACGGACCGACGAACACGCCGCGGCTCACCCGGCGACGCGCGCTCGCGGCGGGCGGCGCGGCGCTCGCGGGTGCCGCGCTCGTCGGCGCGGGCGGGGCGGGCGCGCGGACGGGTGACGACGACACCGACGAGCGGCGCTATCGGGTGACGGTGGCGAACCTCACGCCGGGCCAGCCCTTCACCCCGCCGGCGGTCGCGGCTCACAGCGCGGACGTGGAGGTGTTCGCGGTCGGCGACCCGGCGAACGAGCCGACGCGGCAGGTCGCGGAGAACGGGAACCTCGGTCCGCTCGTCGACCTGATAGGGGCGACCGACGAGATACGCGGGGCGGCCGTCGGCGACGCGCCGCTCGTCCCGCGGTCGGACCCCGGCGACACGGGGTACCCCTCCTACGCCTCGCTGGAGCTGACCGCCGACGAGGAGGCGCCGTACCTGACGTTCGTCGGCATGCTCGTCGCGACGAACGACGGTATCGTCGGGCTGGACACCGTCCCGCTCCCCGGGGCAGTCAACGCCTCGCGGACGTACTACGCGAACGGCTACGACGTGGGGACGGAGCGGAACACGGAGCTGTACGAGGACCTCGTCCCCCCGGCGAAGACGCTCATCGTCGGCGGCGAGCCGGAGGGGACGACGGAGAGCGACCCCGACCTCGCCGAGGACGACGTGGTTCGCCCGCACCCGGGCATCGTCGGGGACGGCGACCTCGACCCCGACGTGTACGGGTGGGACGAGCCGGCGGCGCTGGTTCAGGTCGAGCGGCTCGCGTCGGAGTGA
- the hisB gene encoding imidazoleglycerol-phosphate dehydratase HisB, whose product MTERSAAVTRETGETDIEVTFAVDGEGDATVETGVGFFDHMLTAFARHGLFDLTVRCDGDLDIDDHHTVEDVGIALGEAFAEAVGDKRGVVRYADRRVPLDEAVASAVVDLSGRPYFEWSGEFSQPTVGAFTSDMGRHFWESFAMHADVTLHAGVEGRNAHHEVEALFKCLARALDDATRLDERRSDTPSTKGTL is encoded by the coding sequence ATGACAGAGCGGAGCGCCGCGGTGACACGCGAGACCGGCGAGACCGACATCGAGGTCACCTTCGCGGTCGACGGCGAGGGGGACGCGACCGTCGAGACGGGCGTCGGCTTCTTCGACCACATGCTGACGGCGTTCGCGCGCCACGGCCTGTTCGACCTGACCGTCCGGTGTGACGGGGACCTCGACATCGACGACCACCACACCGTCGAGGACGTGGGTATCGCGCTGGGCGAGGCGTTCGCGGAGGCCGTCGGCGACAAGCGCGGCGTCGTCCGCTACGCCGACCGCCGGGTGCCGCTCGACGAGGCCGTCGCCTCCGCCGTGGTGGACCTCTCCGGCCGCCCCTACTTCGAGTGGAGCGGCGAGTTCTCACAGCCGACGGTCGGCGCGTTCACGAGCGACATGGGCCGGCACTTCTGGGAGTCGTTCGCGATGCACGCCGACGTGACCCTGCACGCGGGCGTGGAGGGGCGCAACGCCCACCACGAGGTGGAGGCGCTGTTCAAGTGTCTCGCCCGCGCGCTGGACGACGCGACGCGGCTGGACGAGCGGCGCTCGGACACGCCGAGCACGAAGGGAACGCTCTAA
- the hisI gene encoding phosphoribosyl-AMP cyclohydrolase, with translation MTDADTAPVSVDFGDDGLVPAVAQDAETGEVLMLAYVDAEALAATRETGYAHYHSRSRDELWKKGGNSGHTQAVEEVRVDCDADALLYLVDQTGGACHTGYESCFHRTVDGETVGERAFDPDEVYGE, from the coding sequence ATGACCGACGCCGACACCGCCCCCGTCTCCGTCGATTTCGGCGACGACGGACTCGTCCCCGCCGTCGCACAGGACGCCGAGACGGGCGAGGTGTTGATGCTCGCGTACGTCGACGCGGAGGCGCTCGCGGCCACCCGCGAGACGGGCTACGCCCACTACCACTCGCGGTCGCGCGACGAACTGTGGAAGAAGGGGGGGAACTCCGGGCACACGCAGGCCGTCGAGGAGGTGCGCGTCGATTGTGACGCCGACGCCCTCCTCTACCTCGTGGACCAGACCGGCGGCGCGTGCCACACGGGCTACGAGTCCTGCTTCCACCGCACCGTGGACGGCGAGACGGTGGGCGAGCGCGCCTTCGACCCCGACGAGGTGTACGGGGAGTGA
- a CDS encoding inorganic phosphate transporter, which yields MISALLLVGLLVAAFVGYNVGGATTGVAFGPAVGAGVLSKLAAGLLMAVCFFAGGWTVGRNVVETLGGRIVPAELFTLEVSIGVLFFIGTALLVSNSFGVPASTSMTAVGAIAGLGLATGQLNWGVMGRIVVWWLVAPLVAFWVSGVVGRYFYPRINSWVAIDRSDGGLFALDRSGPVPRPALGPGTTPREAAGALTVVVIGCFMAFSSGASNTANAVAPLVGSGELDMNPAILLAGIATGLGALTIARRTLETVGNDLTELPITAAIVVAVISATIITLLSALGIPASFVVVATMSIVGLGWGRATRTARLSETVRGERPGMSPGALAADETPRIGPDGSGTDGEPGEPSPPIGDEEPEDLPSSDDLFEPGRTARVILMQNFVPSVATLGAYLVFSVTL from the coding sequence ATGATTTCTGCGCTCCTGCTCGTCGGGCTGCTGGTCGCGGCGTTCGTCGGCTACAACGTCGGGGGCGCCACGACGGGCGTCGCCTTCGGCCCGGCGGTCGGCGCGGGCGTCCTCTCGAAGCTCGCCGCCGGCCTGCTGATGGCCGTCTGTTTCTTCGCGGGCGGGTGGACCGTCGGGCGCAACGTCGTCGAGACGCTCGGCGGCCGCATCGTCCCCGCCGAACTGTTCACGCTCGAGGTCTCCATCGGCGTCCTCTTCTTCATCGGGACGGCGCTGCTCGTCTCCAACAGCTTCGGCGTGCCCGCCTCCACGTCGATGACGGCCGTCGGCGCCATCGCGGGGCTCGGCCTCGCGACCGGGCAACTGAACTGGGGCGTGATGGGCCGCATCGTCGTCTGGTGGCTCGTCGCCCCGCTCGTCGCCTTCTGGGTCTCCGGCGTCGTCGGACGCTACTTCTACCCGCGCATCAACAGCTGGGTCGCCATCGACCGCAGCGACGGCGGGCTGTTCGCCCTCGACCGGTCGGGCCCCGTGCCGCGGCCCGCGCTCGGTCCGGGGACGACGCCGCGCGAGGCGGCCGGCGCGCTCACCGTCGTCGTCATCGGCTGTTTCATGGCGTTCAGTTCGGGGGCGTCGAACACGGCGAACGCCGTCGCGCCGCTCGTCGGGTCGGGCGAGTTGGACATGAACCCGGCCATCCTCCTCGCGGGCATCGCGACCGGGCTGGGCGCGCTCACCATCGCCCGGCGAACCCTCGAAACGGTCGGCAACGACCTCACGGAGCTCCCGATTACCGCGGCCATCGTCGTCGCGGTCATCTCCGCGACCATCATCACGCTGCTGTCGGCGCTCGGCATCCCCGCGAGCTTCGTCGTCGTCGCCACGATGAGCATCGTCGGGCTGGGGTGGGGCCGGGCCACCCGGACCGCGCGCCTCTCCGAGACGGTTCGCGGGGAGCGCCCGGGGATGTCGCCCGGCGCGCTGGCCGCCGACGAAACCCCGCGTATCGGCCCCGACGGCTCCGGCACCGACGGGGAGCCGGGCGAGCCCTCGCCCCCCATCGGCGACGAGGAGCCCGAGGACCTCCCCAGCTCCGACGACCTCTTCGAACCCGGGCGGACGGCGCGGGTCATCCTGATGCAGAACTTCGTCCCCTCCGTCGCGACGCTCGGCGCGTACCTGGTCTTCTCCGTGACGCTGTGA
- a CDS encoding HVO_0234 family beta-propeller protein produces MSADNDVSLDEKRVYAGGSARPAFVASDAGLVELSVSDDLAGEYGLARRGATRDVVAADGRVAAATDTDALLATDDGFADTAFGPATAVGFADGLVACGEGRVARYDDGAWTALGEVTDARAVAGDLVAAAGGLFRLDGSHAGLDTARDVAVGTDVFAATDAGLYALANGWMRRLEGAFRAVACGGGRTAAVRDDGTLFERRDGEWADTGAPGDVADAAPVAGVLYAVTTDGTFLADAGDGWRERLLGVPGCRRIAVVPDAE; encoded by the coding sequence GTGAGCGCCGACAACGACGTCTCGCTGGACGAGAAGCGCGTCTACGCCGGCGGCTCCGCGCGCCCCGCCTTCGTCGCGAGCGACGCCGGCCTGGTGGAGCTGTCCGTCTCAGACGACCTCGCCGGCGAGTACGGGCTAGCACGGCGGGGCGCGACCCGCGACGTCGTCGCCGCGGACGGCCGGGTCGCCGCCGCCACGGACACCGACGCCCTCCTCGCCACCGACGACGGCTTCGCCGACACCGCCTTCGGCCCCGCGACCGCGGTCGGCTTCGCCGACGGGCTGGTCGCCTGCGGCGAGGGCCGCGTCGCCCGCTACGACGACGGCGCGTGGACGGCGCTCGGCGAGGTGACCGACGCGCGCGCCGTCGCCGGTGACCTCGTCGCCGCCGCGGGCGGCCTGTTCCGGCTCGACGGCTCGCACGCCGGGCTCGACACCGCCCGCGACGTGGCGGTCGGGACGGACGTGTTCGCCGCCACCGACGCGGGGCTGTACGCGCTCGCCAACGGCTGGATGCGCCGGCTGGAGGGCGCGTTCCGCGCGGTCGCGTGCGGCGGGGGGCGGACCGCGGCCGTCCGCGACGACGGCACCCTGTTCGAGCGCCGCGACGGCGAGTGGGCGGACACGGGTGCGCCGGGCGACGTGGCCGACGCCGCCCCGGTCGCCGGGGTGCTGTACGCCGTCACGACGGACGGCACCTTCCTCGCCGACGCCGGCGACGGCTGGCGCGAGCGTCTGCTCGGCGTCCCCGGCTGTCGCCGCATCGCCGTCGTCCCGGACGCCGAGTAG
- a CDS encoding helix-turn-helix transcriptional regulator — protein sequence MSWASPDGSAEGIAAAVGTRAGLLGALADGPRTKRDLREELGVARSTVYKGLRELTELDLARETGEGYVLTALGELAREERERYRERLGGLTAARDVLADIPASAGVPAAFAESATVATSERTAPERALDTFDAMVRDAERVRSLSPAAIPRYMADLHEDVLAGEDREIVVERPAAAALRAEYDEFDAAVAAGLDVRVLDESLPFGLTLFDDEGAALTTYEAGGVSGILLSEAPEAVAWAERTYADYRDRAVDA from the coding sequence ATGAGCTGGGCGTCACCGGACGGGTCGGCGGAGGGAATCGCCGCGGCGGTCGGGACGCGCGCCGGGCTGCTCGGCGCGCTCGCCGACGGCCCGCGAACCAAGCGCGACCTCCGCGAGGAGCTCGGGGTCGCGCGCTCGACCGTGTACAAGGGGCTGCGCGAGCTGACCGAACTCGACCTCGCGCGCGAGACGGGGGAGGGGTACGTGCTCACGGCGCTCGGGGAGCTGGCCCGCGAGGAACGCGAGCGGTACCGCGAGCGGCTCGGGGGGCTGACCGCCGCGCGCGACGTCCTCGCCGACATCCCGGCCTCGGCCGGCGTTCCGGCGGCGTTCGCGGAGTCGGCCACGGTCGCCACCTCCGAACGCACCGCGCCCGAGCGGGCGCTCGACACGTTCGACGCGATGGTCCGCGACGCGGAGCGCGTCCGCTCGCTGTCGCCCGCGGCCATCCCCCGGTACATGGCCGACCTCCACGAGGACGTGCTCGCGGGCGAGGACCGCGAGATCGTCGTGGAGCGACCCGCCGCCGCGGCGCTGCGCGCCGAGTACGACGAGTTCGACGCGGCGGTCGCGGCCGGGCTCGACGTCCGCGTCCTCGACGAGTCGCTCCCGTTCGGCCTGACGCTGTTCGACGACGAGGGCGCCGCGCTCACCACCTACGAGGCGGGCGGCGTGAGCGGCATCCTGCTCTCGGAGGCGCCCGAGGCCGTCGCGTGGGCCGAGCGGACGTACGCAGACTACCGCGACCGCGCGGTGGACGCGTGA
- the glmM gene encoding phosphoglucosamine mutase — protein MKVFGSSGVRGVVNEEITPAFVGRVALAAGSTFESGTVAVARDTRRTGEMLADAAAAALAATGADVHRLGVLATPGAQAYAEREGVPVVMVTASHNPPEYNGVKLVGADGVELSRDTLERVEDRLLAERFDEVPWDATGESRRVESARREYVEGLLAAIDRDRIADADLTVALDPGHGAGALTSPAFFRELGCRVVTVNAQPDGRFPGRDPEPVAANLGDLGDLVRAADADVGVAHDGDADRAIFYDETGTYIEGDATLAALSEAALDAGDTTVSAVNVSQRLVDVAERTGATLELTPIGSTNIITRIRELAAEGHHVPVAGEGNGGVLFPDYRLARDGAYTAARFLELLADRTASEAVADYDGYANVRENLGYDTDGEREAMLAAAERYAGSADATPTTIDGYRLDYGDAWVLARPSGTEPVVRVYAEAAERDRATELASEFRDALADARDR, from the coding sequence ATGAAGGTGTTCGGGTCGAGCGGCGTCCGCGGCGTGGTGAACGAGGAGATCACGCCGGCGTTCGTCGGCCGCGTCGCGCTGGCCGCCGGCTCGACGTTCGAGTCCGGGACCGTCGCGGTCGCCCGCGACACGCGTCGCACGGGTGAGATGCTGGCCGACGCGGCCGCGGCGGCGCTGGCGGCGACCGGGGCCGACGTCCACCGGCTCGGCGTCCTCGCCACGCCCGGCGCGCAGGCGTACGCCGAGCGCGAGGGCGTCCCCGTCGTGATGGTGACCGCGAGCCACAACCCCCCGGAGTACAACGGGGTGAAGCTCGTCGGCGCCGACGGCGTGGAGCTGTCGCGCGACACGCTCGAACGCGTCGAGGACCGCCTGCTCGCGGAGCGGTTCGACGAGGTGCCGTGGGACGCGACCGGCGAGTCCCGTCGCGTGGAGTCGGCCCGCCGCGAGTACGTCGAGGGGCTGCTCGCCGCCATCGACCGCGACCGCATCGCGGACGCGGACCTCACCGTGGCGCTCGACCCCGGCCACGGCGCGGGCGCGCTCACCTCCCCGGCGTTCTTCCGCGAACTCGGCTGCCGGGTCGTCACCGTCAACGCCCAGCCGGACGGCCGCTTCCCCGGCCGCGACCCCGAACCCGTCGCGGCGAACCTCGGCGACCTCGGCGACCTCGTGCGCGCGGCGGACGCTGACGTGGGTGTCGCCCACGACGGCGACGCCGACCGCGCCATCTTCTACGACGAGACGGGCACGTACATCGAGGGCGACGCCACGCTCGCGGCGCTCTCGGAGGCCGCGCTCGACGCGGGCGACACGACGGTGTCGGCGGTGAACGTCTCCCAGCGGCTCGTCGATGTCGCGGAGCGCACGGGTGCGACCCTCGAACTCACGCCCATCGGCTCGACGAACATCATCACGCGCATCCGCGAACTCGCGGCCGAGGGCCACCACGTCCCCGTGGCCGGCGAGGGGAACGGCGGCGTCCTCTTCCCCGACTACCGGCTGGCGCGCGACGGCGCGTACACCGCCGCGCGCTTCCTCGAACTGCTCGCGGACCGGACGGCGAGCGAGGCCGTCGCCGACTACGACGGCTACGCGAACGTGCGCGAGAACCTCGGCTACGACACGGACGGCGAGCGCGAGGCGATGCTCGCGGCCGCCGAGCGGTACGCCGGGTCGGCCGACGCGACGCCGACGACCATCGACGGCTACCGCCTCGACTACGGCGACGCGTGGGTGCTCGCGCGCCCCTCGGGCACGGAGCCCGTCGTCCGCGTGTACGCCGAGGCGGCCGAGCGCGACCGCGCCACGGAGCTGGCGAGCGAGTTCCGCGACGCGCTCGCCGACGCACGGGACCGCTGA
- a CDS encoding DUF7118 family protein yields MSAPDPEAVRRRLTRAADEYERVRGEMDDAGGESAVRGTAGAYHTFRRLLDGNEESATGSGFQAYIEFQEKVADHTDSLDEDLPAYDAFEAADDAVHKKRLSASDFEAAREALAPAREYADLLVEWEAAEDLLREARRDALDRLDALDDETAEAERLLDLGDADLDAPVERLRDPFERYNEAVAADVRELKRNGSARELFDVVAAAESYPLVDFRDPPTRLAEYVREADVGEESVATLLEYADYSAEKLSHYVEDPGALSRHVATNRTYLSNLDASPLEVPYPPPDGETLRYRCKEYAAVCNRFASEETLAALRAVRSLPDETDYERLREAAVALAELGEEGRERLVSGDVAAELDRLRAERAALSDALAAAPEP; encoded by the coding sequence GTGAGCGCCCCCGACCCCGAGGCGGTCCGGCGGCGGCTGACCCGCGCGGCCGACGAGTACGAGCGCGTCCGGGGGGAGATGGACGACGCGGGCGGCGAGTCCGCGGTCCGGGGGACGGCGGGCGCGTACCACACCTTCCGCCGCCTGCTCGACGGCAACGAGGAGTCCGCGACCGGGTCGGGCTTCCAGGCGTACATCGAGTTCCAGGAGAAGGTCGCGGACCACACCGACTCGCTGGACGAGGACCTCCCCGCGTACGACGCCTTCGAGGCGGCCGACGACGCCGTCCACAAGAAGCGGCTCTCGGCGAGCGACTTCGAGGCGGCCCGCGAGGCGCTCGCCCCGGCCCGCGAGTACGCCGACCTGCTCGTCGAGTGGGAGGCCGCGGAGGACCTCCTGCGCGAGGCGCGTCGGGACGCGCTCGACCGGCTGGACGCCCTCGACGACGAGACCGCGGAGGCCGAACGCCTGCTCGACCTCGGCGACGCGGACCTCGACGCGCCCGTCGAGCGCCTGCGCGACCCCTTCGAGCGGTACAACGAGGCGGTGGCGGCGGACGTCCGCGAGCTGAAGCGGAACGGCTCCGCGCGCGAACTGTTCGACGTGGTCGCGGCCGCCGAGTCGTACCCGCTGGTCGACTTCCGCGACCCGCCGACCCGGCTCGCCGAGTACGTCCGCGAGGCCGACGTGGGCGAGGAGTCCGTCGCCACCCTGCTGGAGTACGCGGACTACTCCGCGGAGAAGCTCTCCCACTACGTCGAGGACCCCGGCGCCCTCTCGCGACACGTCGCCACGAACCGGACCTACCTCTCGAACCTCGACGCCTCGCCGCTCGAAGTCCCCTACCCGCCGCCTGACGGGGAGACGCTCCGCTACCGGTGCAAGGAGTACGCCGCGGTCTGCAACCGCTTCGCGTCCGAGGAGACGCTCGCGGCCCTGCGCGCGGTGCGGTCGCTCCCCGACGAGACCGACTACGAGCGCCTGCGCGAGGCGGCGGTCGCGCTCGCGGAACTCGGCGAGGAGGGGCGCGAGCGGCTCGTTTCGGGCGACGTGGCCGCCGAACTGGACCGCCTGCGGGCCGAGCGAGCGGCGCTGTCGGACGCGCTCGCCGCCGCCCCGGAGCCGTAG
- the hisA gene encoding 1-(5-phosphoribosyl)-5-[(5-phosphoribosylamino)methylideneamino]imidazole-4-carboxamide isomerase: MFETFEVVPAVDMQDGQVVQLVGGERGTGRRYGDPVEAAERWVDAGAETLHLVDLDGAFEGERVNASAVEAVLDAVEVDIQLGGGIRTADDAVGLLDRGVDRVILGTAAVETPEIVGEISAAHPGSVMVSLDAKGGEVVVAGWTEGTGLDPAEAAARYEAEGAGAILFTDVDVEGQLEGVRTDPVERVVDAVDIPVVASGGVATLDDVRALRGAGAAAVVVGTALYEGRFTLAEAQGI, translated from the coding sequence ATGTTCGAGACGTTCGAGGTCGTCCCCGCCGTCGACATGCAGGACGGACAGGTGGTCCAGCTGGTCGGCGGCGAGCGCGGCACCGGCCGGCGCTACGGCGACCCCGTCGAGGCCGCGGAGCGGTGGGTCGACGCCGGAGCCGAGACGCTCCACCTCGTGGACCTCGACGGCGCGTTCGAGGGCGAGCGCGTCAACGCCTCCGCGGTCGAGGCCGTCCTCGACGCCGTCGAGGTCGACATCCAACTCGGCGGCGGCATCCGCACGGCCGACGACGCCGTCGGTCTCCTCGACCGGGGCGTCGACCGGGTCATCCTCGGCACCGCGGCCGTCGAGACGCCGGAAATCGTCGGCGAGATATCGGCCGCCCACCCGGGGAGCGTGATGGTGAGCCTCGACGCGAAGGGCGGGGAGGTCGTCGTCGCCGGCTGGACCGAGGGGACGGGCCTCGACCCCGCCGAGGCCGCCGCCCGCTACGAGGCCGAGGGCGCGGGCGCGATACTGTTCACCGACGTGGACGTCGAGGGCCAACTGGAGGGCGTCCGCACCGACCCGGTCGAGCGCGTCGTGGACGCGGTCGATATCCCCGTCGTCGCCTCCGGCGGCGTCGCCACGCTGGACGACGTGCGCGCGCTCCGCGGCGCGGGCGCGGCGGCCGTCGTCGTCGGCACCGCGCTCTACGAGGGGCGGTTCACCCTCGCCGAGGCGCAGGGTATCTGA